A genome region from Clostridium sp. JN-9 includes the following:
- a CDS encoding helix-turn-helix transcriptional regulator: protein MEILSLGEKIKRTRKELNMTLKDLAGDRITPGQISLVESGKSNPSMDLLEYLAEALNTSIEYLMESEESQAEKVCCYFENMAESYIIGESLNNAEQYIEKALYYAEKYNLEYRKAKNLYLRGVVYMKKEETALAQQFFLSANVIFIKNNYHEETVNTFLNLGKITLDLKAYHSSCSYFQQAEKVYSDNDIGNDFLLGEIYYYIAYTYFKLENSDKAMDYSFLAKEKFRQLDDKKEYAKALLLLSEQYSKQGDLNNAIKYSKKTLDVYKEIEDGQLIAEIENNLGKLFYEFENLEESFIHLNKAKEIRIRNKDKKLVNTLINICENFIKLKDIEKAKLTLNEIIQAIDDGSDKALIQYYLLKYKVELLESNTKEVENTLLLALNFVVNMDYVKETAEISIIIGKFYLDCGKDKEAAEYLNEGVENFKKIGVIKES from the coding sequence ATGGAGATATTATCTTTAGGTGAAAAGATAAAAAGAACGAGAAAAGAACTAAATATGACTCTAAAAGATTTAGCAGGTGATAGAATAACACCAGGACAGATCAGCTTAGTGGAATCAGGAAAATCAAATCCCAGTATGGATCTGCTGGAATACTTAGCTGAAGCATTAAATACTTCTATAGAATATTTAATGGAATCAGAGGAATCACAAGCTGAAAAAGTCTGCTGTTATTTTGAAAATATGGCAGAGTCATATATAATAGGTGAATCCTTAAACAACGCTGAGCAGTATATTGAAAAGGCTTTGTATTATGCAGAAAAATATAATTTGGAGTATAGAAAAGCTAAGAACCTCTATTTGAGAGGGGTTGTTTATATGAAAAAGGAAGAAACAGCTTTAGCTCAACAGTTTTTTTTATCTGCAAATGTGATTTTTATAAAGAACAATTATCATGAAGAAACAGTTAATACATTTCTTAATCTTGGGAAAATTACATTGGATCTAAAGGCATACCATTCCTCATGCAGCTATTTCCAACAGGCTGAAAAGGTTTATAGCGATAATGACATAGGGAATGACTTCCTGCTTGGAGAAATTTATTATTATATTGCTTATACTTATTTTAAACTTGAAAATTCTGATAAGGCAATGGATTATTCATTTCTTGCAAAGGAAAAATTCAGACAATTGGATGATAAAAAGGAATACGCAAAAGCACTTTTACTGCTTTCAGAGCAATACAGCAAGCAGGGAGATTTGAATAATGCCATAAAGTATTCTAAAAAAACATTAGATGTATATAAGGAAATTGAAGATGGACAGCTTATTGCAGAAATTGAAAATAATTTAGGAAAACTCTTTTATGAATTTGAAAATCTAGAGGAATCTTTTATTCACCTTAATAAAGCTAAAGAAATAAGAATTAGGAATAAAGACAAAAAGTTAGTTAATACCTTAATAAATATTTGTGAAAACTTTATAAAATTAAAGGATATTGAAAAGGCAAAATTAACATTAAATGAAATAATACAAGCTATTGATGATGGAAGTGATAAGGCATTAATTCAATATTATTTATTAAAATATAAAGTAGAACTTTTGGAGTCCAATACTAAAGAAGTAGAAAATACACTATTACTGGCATTAAATTTTGTTGTAAATATGGATTATGTAAAGGAAACTGCAGAAATCTCAATAATAATCGGTAAATTCTATCTGGATTGCGGTAAAGATAAAGAGGCAGCAGAATATTTAAATGAAGGTGTTGAAAACTTTAAGAAGATTGGTGTTATAAAAGAGTCTTGA
- a CDS encoding YtxH domain-containing protein: MQSRFFRGMTTGAMLGFAASMLVVPQLDRGTKKKLKRTARIVRSTAGDAYCNMKDWMR, translated from the coding sequence ATGCAAAGTAGATTTTTCAGAGGAATGACAACCGGAGCAATGCTTGGTTTTGCAGCTAGTATGTTAGTGGTGCCTCAGCTTGACAGAGGTACAAAAAAGAAACTTAAAAGGACTGCAAGGATTGTGAGAAGTACAGCAGGAGATGCATATTGTAACATGAAAGATTGGATGAGATAA
- a CDS encoding YkvA family protein: MKITAVKAILTSQDLLGILKEYVVVDGLKFDKIEINELITIYGSYKKGITIPFKAQIGIGNIMENTVNLKIFNINVMKIGVLSSLKNLALKKSLKDFYDIGIKVDKDNIAVNLGAISKLIPYVYFKLDKINIKMDAIEVELEQVIYAKNKDTVKFEKNKKETKDFTKDKYSKLRHKMKKKIPDKYEKLAEYAMIVPDIIALFYRLFRDKRIGIKNKLLIGGITAYLVSPIDILPDFIPFIGQIDDIAIAFFGLNTIINEVPENIILENWQGEKNIILTVKEGVKYISSIVGVKNVEKLVNFIKGFRIKKSNEEDSKKEYQEM; encoded by the coding sequence ATGAAGATAACTGCCGTAAAAGCTATATTAACCAGCCAGGATTTATTGGGAATACTAAAGGAATACGTGGTTGTGGATGGATTAAAATTTGATAAAATTGAAATAAATGAACTTATCACTATATATGGAAGCTATAAAAAAGGAATTACTATTCCATTTAAAGCGCAGATTGGTATTGGAAATATAATGGAGAACACTGTAAATCTTAAAATATTTAATATAAATGTAATGAAAATAGGAGTGTTAAGTTCATTAAAAAATCTGGCACTAAAAAAATCATTGAAGGATTTTTATGATATAGGTATAAAGGTTGATAAAGACAATATTGCAGTTAATCTGGGAGCTATTTCAAAACTTATACCATATGTTTATTTTAAATTAGATAAAATAAATATTAAAATGGATGCTATAGAAGTAGAATTAGAACAGGTTATTTATGCAAAGAATAAGGATACAGTGAAATTTGAAAAAAATAAAAAAGAAACAAAAGATTTTACTAAGGATAAATATTCAAAACTAAGACATAAAATGAAAAAGAAGATTCCGGATAAATATGAAAAGTTAGCCGAATATGCTATGATTGTTCCTGATATAATAGCATTATTTTATAGATTATTCCGTGATAAAAGGATTGGAATAAAAAATAAGCTGCTAATTGGCGGAATAACTGCTTATTTGGTAAGTCCAATAGATATACTGCCTGATTTTATACCATTTATAGGGCAGATAGATGATATAGCTATTGCCTTTTTTGGATTGAATACAATAATTAATGAGGTGCCTGAAAATATAATCTTAGAAAACTGGCAGGGTGAAAAGAATATAATCTTAACGGTTAAAGAAGGAGTCAAGTATATATCTTCCATTGTAGGGGTAAAGAATGTAGAAAAACTTGTTAATTTTATAAAAGGATTTCGTATAAAAAAAAGCAATGAAGAAGATTCCAAAAAAGAATATCAGGAAATGTAG